AAAGCGAACATTCGCTATTATAAGTTGGCCGGCTGGGGGGACGGGTCCACAGCCACGACGAGGAAGGCGTGACTGCACATGACGATGACCTATCCCGGTGCCGCTGCGGACACGGACGTGCGCATGTTCGTCGCCCGCGAGGTCCACGACCGGATCGGCAGCGGGCTGGCCCTGGCCCTGCGCCGGCTCGACTTGCTCGAACACGCCCCCGACGGCCGGGCCGACGCCCGCCAGCGGCGCCTGAACGACCTGCGCGCGGCGCTGGCCGACGCCCTCGGCGTCACCCGCGAACTGGTCTCGGGCCTGCGCGGGACCCCCGACGCCGCCGAGCCCGCCCACGGCCTCCCCCTGGAGGCGTCCCTGCGCGCCTACCTGCGCGACACCGTCCCCACCGGGACCGAGGTACGGCTCCGGGTCCACGGAGCGGACCAGTGGATGCCCCGGGACGTGGCCGGCGAGGTCTTCGTCATCGTCCGCGAAGCCCTGCGCAACGCCCTGGCCCACGCCCGTGCCCGCACGGTCACCGCGATCGTCACCATCGCCCCGCACGAGGTCTGCGCCAGCGTGCGCGACGACGGCGCCGGCTTCGACCCCCGCGCCGTGTGCCGGCCGGGCCGCGCCAACGGACTGCTCGCCATGGAGGAGCGCGCCGCCGCCCTCGACGGCACCGCCACCATCGCCTCCGCGCCCCGCCGGGGCACCGAGGTCGCCCTGTGGATCCCGATCAACGAAAGGAGCAGCGGCCGTGAATGACCGCCAGATCCGCATCCTGGTCGCCGACGACCACACCCTGCTGCGCGAAGCCCTGTGCGACCTGCTGGACACCGCGGCGGACTTCGAGGTCGTCGCCCAGGCCGGCGACGCCGAGACCGCGGTGCGCCTGGCCGCCGAGCACCGACCCGACGTGGCGCTCCTGGACGTCCAGATGCCCCACAACAACGACCCGGTCGCCACCGTGCGCCGCATGCTCCAGCACTGCCCCGCCCTGCGGATCGTCATCGTCAGCATGGACGACCACCCGGTCCTGGTGCGCCAGCTGGTCGCCGGCGGCGTGTGCGGCTACGTCCACAAGAGCGCCGGCTGGCACACCCTGGCCGCCGCCGTGCGCCAGCTCAGCGGCCCGGGGCAGCCGGTGGTCACCCTCTCCCTGCCCACCCCCCGCACCCCCGGCGCCCGGGCCGGGGCCGACCAGCAGCTGTCCGCCCGCGAGGTCGAGGTCCTCGCGCTGGTGGCCGCCGCCCTGAGCAACCGCCAGGTCGGGGCCCGCCTGGGCATCACCGAAGGCACCGTCAAACGCCACCTGCGGAACCTGTTCGACAAGCTGGGCGCCGTCTCGCGGATCGACGCCGTCAACAAGGCCGTCGCCATGGGCCTGGT
The Streptacidiphilus albus JL83 genome window above contains:
- a CDS encoding sensor histidine kinase, with product MTMTYPGAAADTDVRMFVAREVHDRIGSGLALALRRLDLLEHAPDGRADARQRRLNDLRAALADALGVTRELVSGLRGTPDAAEPAHGLPLEASLRAYLRDTVPTGTEVRLRVHGADQWMPRDVAGEVFVIVREALRNALAHARARTVTAIVTIAPHEVCASVRDDGAGFDPRAVCRPGRANGLLAMEERAAALDGTATIASAPRRGTEVALWIPINERSSGRE
- a CDS encoding response regulator; amino-acid sequence: MNDRQIRILVADDHTLLREALCDLLDTAADFEVVAQAGDAETAVRLAAEHRPDVALLDVQMPHNNDPVATVRRMLQHCPALRIVIVSMDDHPVLVRQLVAGGVCGYVHKSAGWHTLAAAVRQLSGPGQPVVTLSLPTPRTPGARAGADQQLSAREVEVLALVAAALSNRQVGARLGITEGTVKRHLRNLFDKLGAVSRIDAVNKAVAMGLVRPHRTPRAVA